From Hyphomicrobiales bacterium 4NK60-0047b, one genomic window encodes:
- a CDS encoding carbamoyltransferase: MRILGISAFYHDSAAALIENGAIIAAAQEERFTRKKHDPGFPKEAIDYCLKEAGLTLSDVDHVVFFEKPFIKFERLLETYLASVPAGFQSFKMAIPVWIKDKLFQKGNLIELLEEFEYATEDTSEIEDKLLFAEHHQSHAASAFFPSPFEEAIILTMDGVGEWATASVAIGRGNELTTVREIQFPHSLGLLYSAMTYYTGFRVNSGEYKVMGLAPYGEPKYVDLIKNNLIDIKEDGSFWLDQSYFNYATGLTMTSSKFHDLFGAPPRTSEDQITQREMDLAASVQAVTEEVMLKMTESLAKEYGIKNLCLAGGVALNCVANGKVIRAGSFENVWVQPAAGDAGGALGAALAAHYIEKKQPRTVDTNMDAMKGSYLGPEYEQSDIETRLTKAGAVFEVLTDETVMTETAKCLEDGHAVGWFQGRMEFGPRALGGRSILGDPRNPEMQKTLNLKIKYRESFRPFAPSIISDEVSNYFEHEGTSPYMLVVAPVKEEHRKDTSKEDVGLFGIEKLNIPRSTIPAITHVDYSARIQTVHEETNPRYHALISAFKKQSGCPIVVNTSFNVRGEPIVNTPEDAFHCFMGTEMDTLVVGNCLMRKPAQDQSLAEDYKDKFDLD; encoded by the coding sequence ATGCGTATTTTAGGTATTTCAGCTTTTTATCATGACAGCGCCGCCGCTCTAATTGAGAACGGTGCCATCATCGCAGCCGCACAAGAAGAACGCTTTACTCGTAAAAAGCACGATCCAGGCTTTCCGAAAGAAGCAATCGACTATTGCCTAAAAGAAGCTGGACTAACTCTAAGTGACGTTGATCATGTTGTTTTCTTTGAAAAACCGTTTATCAAATTTGAGCGCCTGTTAGAAACTTACCTAGCCAGCGTACCAGCTGGCTTTCAAAGTTTTAAAATGGCCATTCCTGTTTGGATCAAAGATAAGCTATTCCAAAAAGGCAATCTTATAGAGCTCTTGGAAGAATTTGAATACGCCACTGAAGATACGAGTGAGATCGAAGATAAATTACTTTTCGCAGAACATCATCAAAGTCACGCCGCCTCAGCCTTCTTCCCATCCCCTTTTGAAGAAGCCATCATTCTAACAATGGATGGCGTTGGTGAATGGGCAACCGCATCAGTGGCCATTGGCCGTGGTAATGAACTGACAACAGTGCGAGAAATCCAATTCCCACACTCGTTAGGCCTGCTTTATTCCGCCATGACCTATTACACAGGCTTCAGAGTTAATTCTGGCGAATATAAAGTTATGGGCCTCGCACCATATGGGGAGCCAAAATACGTAGACCTCATAAAAAACAATCTCATTGATATCAAAGAGGACGGCAGCTTCTGGCTAGACCAGAGCTATTTCAATTATGCCACTGGCCTCACAATGACATCATCAAAATTCCATGACCTATTCGGCGCACCACCGCGCACATCAGAAGATCAAATCACTCAACGTGAAATGGATCTAGCTGCATCAGTGCAAGCCGTGACAGAAGAAGTCATGTTAAAAATGACAGAAAGTTTAGCAAAAGAATACGGCATCAAAAATCTCTGTCTTGCGGGCGGTGTCGCTCTCAATTGCGTTGCAAACGGGAAAGTCATTCGCGCTGGCAGTTTTGAAAATGTCTGGGTCCAGCCAGCTGCTGGTGACGCTGGCGGTGCCTTAGGGGCAGCCCTAGCCGCTCATTACATTGAGAAAAAACAACCACGCACAGTCGATACTAATATGGATGCTATGAAAGGCAGCTATTTAGGCCCTGAATATGAACAAAGCGATATTGAAACACGTCTGACGAAAGCCGGAGCTGTTTTTGAAGTTTTAACTGATGAAACAGTCATGACCGAGACGGCCAAATGTCTCGAAGATGGTCATGCCGTTGGTTGGTTCCAGGGCAGAATGGAATTCGGCCCAAGAGCTTTAGGAGGTCGCTCAATCTTAGGCGATCCGCGCAATCCTGAAATGCAAAAAACACTGAATTTAAAAATTAAATATCGTGAAAGTTTTCGCCCCTTCGCTCCCTCAATCATCAGCGATGAAGTCTCTAACTATTTTGAGCACGAAGGCACAAGCCCCTACATGCTGGTCGTGGCCCCAGTGAAGGAAGAGCACAGAAAAGACACATCGAAAGAGGATGTTGGCTTATTCGGAATTGAGAAATTGAACATTCCTCGCTCTACCATCCCTGCGATCACACACGTGGATTATTCAGCACGAATTCAAACTGTGCATGAAGAAACCAACCCAAGATACCACGCTCTCATCTCTGCCTTTAAAAAACAAAGCGGGTGCCCAATTGTCGTGAACACAAGCTTTAATGTGCGCGGTGAACCCATCGTCAACACACCAGAAGATGCGTTTCATTGCTTCATGGGAACCGAGATGGACACACTTGTTGTTGGCAATTGCCTCATGCGCAAACCAGCCCAAGATCAATCCCTAGCCGAAGATTACAAAGATAAATTCGATCTAGATTAA